TAACTTTCTGATATTAAACTCAAAAAAAAGTTGACAAAAAAGAGCGCCGAGATAACAATAGCAGGCATTATTAACAACCAAAACTTTTATATGTGTTCTCGTAACAAACAGCAGTACAATTTCTCTTCCGATTTTATCGCACGTTTTTGCATTCTCTGCTATCGGCGTTCCCGCCTCTAAAGTGGTAAGTCTCTAACAACTTATCAATTAGAATCTACTTGTTCTTACACAATTTTCTAGATTCTCATTTCAAAAACTTTTCAGAAAATTTCAATCTAAGTTAGCGTTTTAGATGCCCTTTTTGGCACCCTAAATTTGCAACTTATCAAAAATTAGCAGTTAAATAAAAACGGATATATTATGAATAAAGCATGGATATATGTTGCGCTCACCTCAATTTTTGAGCTGATATGGCTCTATGGATTTAATGTTGCAAGCGCATGGTGGCACTGGGCCATTATCGGTGTTTTCGTACTTCTTGATCTCAATTTCTTAGCCAAAGCTTGTGAAGGACTTCCTACAGGCACGGTTTACGCAATTTTTGCCGCCAGCGGAACAGTCGGCGCTGCATTAATGGATTATTTCCTCTTTAATGAGACGATTACTGCTCAAATGTTATTCTTTATGGGCATTATCCTCATTGGCGTGATTGGCTTAAATCTATTCGATGTAAATATTAGAGACGAGGAGAATGCATAATGGGTGCTGTTGTTATAGGTTGGGTATTTGTGGCTTTAGCGGCAAGTGCAGAATTAGTGGGTGTTTTTGGTTTAAGCCTTTATAGTCGTAACCATACCCTTATTAACCGAGTGCTCTACTACGGTGGGATCTTCCTTTCGTTTGCGCTCCTCTACTTCTCTTTTAGATATTTACCATTGAGTATTGCTTACACGGTCTTTACCGGTGCAGGAACGGCCGGCGCGGTTCTTCTTAATATTGTTTTCTTTAAAGAATCAAAAAATATTAAGCGTTTACTAAGCTTAGCGGCAATCATTATTGGCGTTGTCGGATTACAATATGTTTCTTCAGTAAACTAATCTAATCTTTAATAAAGTAGATCAATAACATTTAAAAAGCCGTTTCTCAATAAACGGCTTTTTTATTACTAAATCTACTAAATCTCTATAAAGTTTTAGAAAGAAGACGAAACATTCCCTCAAGCCTTGTATCAATCTATAAAGAGACGTATTAAACCGTGCTTGCACAACGCCAGATAGAACGACTCTTGCGATTCTCATAACTGATGTGCCGGCAATCTGATTCAGTAACTTTTAAACCAATTTCACTATAAATTCCTATAAAACCGATCAAGAAACTTGGCATCTTTATCAATATTTCCTCGCTGAAGCGAATATTGGTAAACAATCAGAAAAGTCTTAAGTTAAACTTTCGAAGATAAATAATCCCAATTGATAGGCAATAAATAGCATCATTAAGCCAATGAGGAAGTTTAAAATCTGCCATGTTAAAGGCTTTCTAAAAATCGGCGCTAGTTTACGCGCGCCATAAGCAAGCCCATAAAACCAGATGGCAGATGATGTCAAAACACCTAATAGAAATAGGGGTTTATGCTCCGCTTCTAAAGTCCCGGCAATACCGCCAATAATCACTACTGTATCTAAATAAACATGAGGATTAAGTAGCGTAATCGCGAGTGCCCCAATCACAGCCGCTTTAACTGTCCCCGGCGCATCTGCTCGTCTTAGCTCCATACTCTGCGTTTGACGAATACTTAAAAATGATTGTAACGCAAACCACAGAATATAGAGCATTCCACCGCCCGCAAGTAGTAATTGAAGCACCTGATTTTGCGCAACAAAAGTACCCACCCCTAAAATCCCTAAAGACATTAAAACAAAATCACATAAAAAGCAGACCGTTGCGACAAAAAATACATGATTATTTTGCACGCCCTGCTTTAAAACATAAGCATTTTGGGCGCCGATCGCAATAATAAGTCCGGCAGATAATAAAACTCCCTCAAAATATACTTCTAACAATTTCTCCCCCTTAAATTTTATAATATCTGCAAGTGATCAAAGTAGCGCATAAGCACCAAAACATTTATAAGAATACTACGATTTCCCATGCTTTACTGCTTTAAAAATTATCTTTAAAACTGTTTTGTAGTCGATGTGATATACAACACCGGATAAAACGGCCCATAGACTTCTTGCAACCGATACACCGGCAATCTGATTCAGTAACGTTTATAGTCGATTAGGTTTAAGAAATACTATTTTAGAAGTATTTAAGGATACAGAGTGTGTATCAAATTAGCTTGCAGGCTGCCGGATAGAAGGGCTCTTGCGCTTCTCATAACTGATGCGCCGGCAATCTGGTTCAGTATTTTTTAAACCGATTTCACTATAAACCAAAATTACTAAAAAAATTAATCGTTTATCTTATAGGATTTATAAATATAGAATTCATAAAATAAGCCATTAAAAAAACCCTATAACAATAATCTTGTTATAGGGTTTTAAGCAATAAAGCGGTAATGATTAGAAAAGAATTAGATCTCTTTTGCTAACTTTTCAGCAAAGCCAACATAAGTTGCCGGTGTTAATGCTTTTAACTGTGCTTTTACTGCCTCATCAAGCTCAAGCGTATCGATAAATTGACGCATCTCATCGATATTAATACGTTTACCACGCGTGAAGTCTTTTAACTTTTCGTATGGGTTTGCAATACCATCACGGCGCATCACCATTTGTACAGCCTCCCCTAATACTTCAACGTTAGCATCAAGATCTTTTAATAGTGTTTCACTACTCACTTCAAGCTTGCCATGACCTTTAAGAAGGCTACTAAAACCAATTAATGTATACCCAAAAGCAGAGCCAACACTACGAAGTACCGTTGAATCGCTTAGATCACGCTGCATTCTTGAAATTGGTAATTTTTCTGCAAAGTGGATAAAGAGCGCATTAGCAATCCCGAAGTTTCCTTCTGCATTTTCAAAGTCAATCGGGTTAACTTTATGCGGCATTGTAGAGGAACCGACTTCACCGGCAATCGTGCGTTGCTTAAAGAAGTTATGGCTAATATAGTTCCAGATATCACGTGACCAATCAATAAAGATAGTATTTACACGCGTCATGGTATGTGAAAACTCTGCGATATAATCATGACACTCAATTTGCGTTGAGTATGGCGTGAATGTTAAGCCTAAATCATTTTCAATAAAGTCTTTTGCAAATGATGGCCAATCAAAATCAGGATAAACCACTAAATGGGCATTATAGTTACCGACTGCGCCATTAATTTTTCCTAAATATTCTGTATTTTGAAGTTGTTTTACTTGGCGCTCTAAACGGAAAATCACGTTTGCGATCTCTTTACCAAGCGTTGTCGGCGTTGCAGGTTGCCCATGAGTTCTTGAGAGCATTGGCGTTGCCGCAAATTCAGACGCCATCTCACGCATTGAAGCGATAACATCTGTTAATTGTGGTAACACGACATCATTAATTGTGCTTTTAAACATTAAACCATAAGAGAGGTTATTAATATCTTCAGACGTACAAGTAAAGTGCGTAAACTCTGAAGATGCTGATAATTCAGGGTGATCTTTAACTTGGTTTTTAATCCAATACTCAACGGCCTTCACATCATGGTTTGTAGATTTTTCAATCTCTTTTACCGCCATAGCATCTTCTGCTGAGAAGTTCTCATAAAGAGAGATTAAGAAGGCTTTTGCTTCTTCACCAAATGAAGGAATTTCTTTGAAATGTGGCTCTGATGCCAATTTAATTAGCCATTTCACCTCTACCATTACACGATATTTGATAAGCCCAAATTCGCTCACTTCAGTGGTTAAAGATTTTACACGGCTAGCATAACGGCCATCTAAAGGAGAAATGGATAATACGGAATGAACGCTCATAAAATTTCCTTTACTAAATACGAATACGAGTTGAAAGCATTGCAGCGCTAATTAGCAACAACCAACCCACAACAAAAAAGAGACCGCCAAGAGGCGTAATTAAACCTAGATTTTTAATTGTCAAAAGTGCAATTAAATAGAGGCTGCCTGAGAAAAGAATCGTCCCAATTAAAAATGCAAAACCTGCATATTTTAGGAGTTTTTTTGAATTTAAGATGAGAAGCAAAATACCAATGACAATCATCGCAACGGAATGAAACATTTGATATTGTACGCCAGTTCCCCATATAGCAGCGCCGCGCTCTGTTAAATGAGCACTGAGCGCATGTGCGCCAAAAGCCCCAATAACTACAGATAATCCCGCTAAAATTGCGCCTACTACAATAAAAAATCGACTAAGCCCCAGACTACTTTCAACATTTTGTGTCATATTTATCCTCGTTTTTTACGAATATACAATGTTACAAAGCAGGAAGTGTTCTAAAGCCGATAGAGAGATATTACAAATCGTTTCTAAACGCTTCCCTGTTTAATAA
The nucleotide sequence above comes from Ignatzschineria rhizosphaerae. Encoded proteins:
- a CDS encoding DMT family transporter, with product MNKAWIYVALTSIFELIWLYGFNVASAWWHWAIIGVFVLLDLNFLAKACEGLPTGTVYAIFAASGTVGAALMDYFLFNETITAQMLFFMGIILIGVIGLNLFDVNIRDEENA
- a CDS encoding DMT family transporter codes for the protein MGAVVIGWVFVALAASAELVGVFGLSLYSRNHTLINRVLYYGGIFLSFALLYFSFRYLPLSIAYTVFTGAGTAGAVLLNIVFFKESKNIKRLLSLAAIIIGVVGLQYVSSVN
- a CDS encoding LysE/ArgO family amino acid transporter, giving the protein MLEVYFEGVLLSAGLIIAIGAQNAYVLKQGVQNNHVFFVATVCFLCDFVLMSLGILGVGTFVAQNQVLQLLLAGGGMLYILWFALQSFLSIRQTQSMELRRADAPGTVKAAVIGALAITLLNPHVYLDTVVIIGGIAGTLEAEHKPLFLLGVLTSSAIWFYGLAYGARKLAPIFRKPLTWQILNFLIGLMMLFIAYQLGLFIFESLT
- the purB gene encoding adenylosuccinate lyase, giving the protein MSVHSVLSISPLDGRYASRVKSLTTEVSEFGLIKYRVMVEVKWLIKLASEPHFKEIPSFGEEAKAFLISLYENFSAEDAMAVKEIEKSTNHDVKAVEYWIKNQVKDHPELSASSEFTHFTCTSEDINNLSYGLMFKSTINDVVLPQLTDVIASMREMASEFAATPMLSRTHGQPATPTTLGKEIANVIFRLERQVKQLQNTEYLGKINGAVGNYNAHLVVYPDFDWPSFAKDFIENDLGLTFTPYSTQIECHDYIAEFSHTMTRVNTIFIDWSRDIWNYISHNFFKQRTIAGEVGSSTMPHKVNPIDFENAEGNFGIANALFIHFAEKLPISRMQRDLSDSTVLRSVGSAFGYTLIGFSSLLKGHGKLEVSSETLLKDLDANVEVLGEAVQMVMRRDGIANPYEKLKDFTRGKRINIDEMRQFIDTLELDEAVKAQLKALTPATYVGFAEKLAKEI
- a CDS encoding DUF423 domain-containing protein gives rise to the protein MTQNVESSLGLSRFFIVVGAILAGLSVVIGAFGAHALSAHLTERGAAIWGTGVQYQMFHSVAMIVIGILLLILNSKKLLKYAGFAFLIGTILFSGSLYLIALLTIKNLGLITPLGGLFFVVGWLLLISAAMLSTRIRI